The following proteins are co-located in the Pedobacter sp. FW305-3-2-15-E-R2A2 genome:
- a CDS encoding alkene reductase: protein METAIIFEPYSLNELKLNNRIVMAPMTRSRSANPGNVATELTALYYKQRASAGLIITEGTFISKEAVGVVNVPGIYSQEQIQGWQLTTDAVHGEGGKIFAQLWHTGAYSHPDLHDGKKPLAPSDVNPGQQVFTAEGFKPSVAPQPMTIDDVKRTVNDFKQAAINAFEAGFDGVELHGANGYLLQQFFSKNNNHREDEYGGTVENRARILFDILDELKEVVDMKRVAVRLNPSLNGIMGILVDDESKALYNYIVNRLNDYSLAYIHLIEPFTDVSAIQDAIQKVAKHFRKIYNGTIIINRAFTKEAANQVLNDGDANLVSFGVPFIANPDLVERFKANAALNQPDQATFYTPGEKGYTDYPSLNS from the coding sequence ATGGAAACAGCAATAATTTTTGAACCATATAGCTTAAACGAGCTAAAACTAAACAATAGAATTGTGATGGCTCCAATGACCAGGAGCCGCTCTGCAAACCCTGGGAATGTAGCTACAGAGCTTACAGCATTATATTATAAACAACGGGCAAGTGCCGGACTAATCATCACCGAAGGAACTTTTATTAGCAAGGAGGCTGTTGGCGTGGTAAATGTACCAGGTATTTATAGCCAAGAGCAAATACAGGGATGGCAATTAACAACAGATGCAGTACATGGCGAGGGCGGAAAAATATTTGCCCAGCTTTGGCATACCGGAGCATATTCTCATCCTGATCTTCATGATGGGAAAAAGCCATTGGCACCTTCAGACGTAAATCCTGGGCAACAAGTGTTTACGGCAGAGGGTTTTAAGCCATCTGTGGCGCCACAACCTATGACTATCGATGATGTCAAAAGAACAGTAAATGATTTTAAACAGGCAGCTATTAATGCATTTGAAGCTGGTTTTGATGGTGTTGAACTGCATGGCGCCAACGGCTATTTACTACAACAGTTCTTTAGCAAAAACAACAACCATAGGGAAGATGAATATGGGGGCACTGTTGAAAACCGTGCAAGAATTCTATTTGATATTCTGGATGAATTGAAAGAAGTTGTCGATATGAAGCGTGTTGCAGTTCGCCTAAATCCATCATTAAATGGAATTATGGGTATTTTAGTAGATGATGAAAGCAAAGCATTATATAATTATATCGTAAACAGGTTGAACGACTACAGTTTAGCCTACATCCATCTGATAGAGCCTTTTACGGATGTTTCTGCAATTCAAGATGCGATCCAGAAAGTTGCCAAGCATTTCCGTAAAATCTATAATGGCACCATTATCATTAACAGAGCTTTTACCAAAGAAGCAGCTAATCAGGTATTGAATGATGGCGACGCTAATTTGGTGTCTTTTGGTGTTCCATTTATCGCCAATCCCGATTTGGTAGAACGTTTCAAAGCAAACGCAGCCCTTAATCAACCAGATCAGGCTACTTTTTACACGCCGGGCGAAAAAGGATACACAGATTATCCCAGCCTTAACAGTTAG
- a CDS encoding SDR family NAD(P)-dependent oxidoreductase: MKTTGNTIFISGGSAGIGLAIAKKFNAAGNKIIINGRNEERLQSALQQLDNAIAIPGDLSVKADRLRIAEELKNNHPYVNIIINNAGAAFMNDLSDSNNNTAEKAYEEINTNYISVIDFTALTLPLLLQQKEAAIVNVSSIAVFRSNKYVPTYSASKAALHSYTQGLRDTFSENENLNVYELYPPLVNTEFSAEIGGANGIPASEVADELFIALEKNQFEVPVGDTKKIHELVISITEQVPH, from the coding sequence ATGAAAACTACTGGAAATACCATATTTATAAGCGGTGGAAGTGCTGGAATTGGCTTGGCAATCGCTAAAAAATTTAATGCAGCAGGCAACAAAATCATAATCAATGGTCGCAATGAAGAGCGCTTGCAAAGTGCCTTACAACAATTAGATAATGCCATTGCTATACCAGGCGATTTATCAGTAAAAGCAGATAGATTAAGAATTGCTGAAGAGTTGAAAAATAACCATCCATATGTAAACATCATCATCAATAATGCTGGTGCAGCTTTTATGAACGATTTGAGCGACAGCAACAATAATACTGCTGAAAAAGCTTACGAGGAAATTAATACCAATTATATCAGTGTAATAGATTTTACAGCTCTAACTTTGCCTTTGCTTTTACAACAAAAAGAGGCTGCAATTGTAAATGTTTCTTCGATAGCCGTATTTAGGTCAAACAAATATGTGCCAACTTACTCTGCAAGTAAAGCAGCATTACATAGCTACACGCAAGGGCTTAGAGATACTTTTTCAGAAAATGAAAACCTAAATGTGTACGAACTTTATCCGCCTTTGGTTAATACCGAATTTTCGGCGGAGATTGGTGGCGCAAACGGAATTCCAGCATCAGAAGTAGCTGATGAGTTGTTTATTGCGCTAGAAAAAAATCAATTTGAAGTTCCGGTAGGCGACACAAAAAAAATCCACGAACTAGTTATTTCAATTACAGAACAAGTTCCTCATTAA
- a CDS encoding SDR family NAD(P)-dependent oxidoreductase, whose protein sequence is MDLNGKTILITGGASGIGLEAARQFLAIGAKVIITGRNQNKLDAAKQSVPSLIAIRSDVDNQDDATALFNEVNELGGIDILYHNAGVGTPGLNLGTANVQILENAIYETNVNYFGVLRLNNLFLNMLKSKAESAIIITTSLLSLVPGIEEPTYSASKVALGFYTKLLRKDLEILDSTVKVFELLPPLVATDMTAKRNDKKISAQELVKALVSGIKKNQFIIRVGDAKLIYLINRFFPKLAFNLVNPKKIYNSLR, encoded by the coding sequence ATGGACTTAAATGGAAAAACAATTCTAATTACTGGCGGAGCATCAGGAATAGGCTTGGAAGCCGCAAGGCAATTTTTGGCAATTGGTGCGAAGGTGATAATCACTGGTAGAAACCAAAATAAGTTAGATGCGGCAAAGCAAAGTGTTCCTTCGCTAATTGCAATTAGAAGCGATGTCGACAATCAGGATGATGCAACAGCGCTCTTTAATGAAGTTAATGAGCTTGGTGGCATCGATATTTTATATCATAATGCAGGTGTTGGAACCCCAGGTTTAAACCTTGGTACAGCAAATGTACAGATTTTAGAGAATGCCATTTATGAAACGAACGTAAATTACTTTGGTGTCCTTAGGTTAAATAATTTGTTCTTAAATATGTTGAAATCTAAGGCAGAAAGTGCGATAATTATTACTACTTCGCTACTCAGCCTTGTTCCAGGAATAGAAGAACCAACTTATTCGGCTAGCAAAGTGGCTTTGGGCTTTTATACCAAGTTACTAAGGAAAGATCTTGAAATATTAGATAGTACCGTCAAAGTATTCGAATTATTGCCGCCACTTGTAGCTACAGATATGACTGCAAAAAGAAATGATAAGAAAATTTCTGCTCAGGAATTGGTAAAAGCATTGGTTTCCGGAATAAAAAAAAATCAGTTTATTATTCGGGTTGGGGATGCTAAATTAATATATTTAATAAATAGATTTTTTCCAAAATTGGCATTTAACCTAGTAAATCCTAAAAAAATATACAACAGCCTAAGGTAA
- a CDS encoding NADP-dependent oxidoreductase, with protein MKAYIVEKYHKKLGLKLTDLPKPEVGENDILVEVCASGVNLLDSKIKSGEFKLILPYKLPLILGHDVAGVITQVGKNVQQFKIGDEIYSRVADFRIGTFAEYIAINESDVALKPKSISMEEAASIPLVALTAWQALVEKANLKKGQKVFIQAGSGGVGTIAIQLAKHLGATVATTASEKSFETLKRLGADVLIDYKTQDFETILRDYDVVLNSQDTKTLEKSLQVLKPGGKVISISGPPTPEFAKTIGAPWFVKIILFVMSLGILRKSKKLGVDYSFLFMRDDGKQLQEISKLIEQQVIKPVVDEVFTFEKTNEALKYVESGRAKGKVVIKMK; from the coding sequence ATGAAAGCGTATATAGTTGAAAAATATCATAAGAAGTTAGGTTTGAAACTAACCGATTTGCCAAAACCAGAAGTTGGAGAAAACGATATACTTGTAGAAGTGTGCGCTTCGGGGGTTAACCTTTTGGATTCAAAGATAAAATCTGGTGAATTTAAGTTGATATTGCCTTATAAATTACCGCTTATCTTGGGGCATGATGTGGCGGGTGTAATTACCCAAGTTGGAAAAAATGTACAGCAGTTTAAGATAGGTGATGAGATTTATTCTCGTGTGGCTGATTTTCGTATTGGTACTTTTGCCGAATATATCGCCATTAACGAAAGCGATGTAGCTTTAAAGCCTAAAAGCATTTCTATGGAAGAAGCTGCCTCCATTCCTTTGGTAGCACTTACTGCTTGGCAAGCTCTGGTAGAAAAAGCAAACCTTAAAAAAGGACAGAAAGTTTTTATTCAGGCAGGCTCAGGAGGTGTTGGAACTATTGCTATACAATTGGCCAAACATCTGGGTGCAACTGTTGCTACAACGGCAAGTGAAAAGAGTTTTGAAACTTTAAAGCGATTAGGAGCAGATGTGCTAATCGATTATAAAACACAGGATTTTGAAACCATCCTGAGAGATTATGATGTTGTGCTGAACAGCCAAGATACTAAGACACTCGAAAAATCATTACAGGTCTTAAAACCTGGAGGGAAGGTAATTTCAATCTCGGGACCGCCAACCCCAGAATTTGCCAAAACCATTGGAGCTCCTTGGTTTGTTAAGATTATTTTATTCGTGATGAGCTTAGGTATACTTAGAAAATCAAAGAAACTGGGTGTAGACTATTCATTTCTGTTTATGAGAGATGATGGAAAGCAATTGCAAGAGATTTCCAAACTGATCGAACAGCAAGTGATCAAACCAGTGGTAGACGAGGTATTTACGTTTGAGAAAACTAATGAAGCTTTGAAATATGTAGAGAGTGGGCGTGCCAAAGGAAAAGTAGTCATCAAAATGAAGTAA
- a CDS encoding TROVE domain-containing protein, whose product MKFNRLIQNIIRVKNHEGEDAFQMDQAMELYTAVVTWNLNDSFYEKNTTRLTRVKTLILKNDPVFVGKLAIYARTQMHMRSVPLVLLTELAKLHSGDNLVSRVTEKVVIRADEITELLACYELLNGRNRNKRLNRLSKQLQKGLQSAFNRFDEYQFAKYDRNAGIKLRDALFLVHPKAKDDAQQSIFDKIASSTMQTPYTWETELSALGKVYFDAERKRAAAFKQKWEELIDSGKLGYMALLRNLRNIEAANVTEKHLEKVCAILTSAENIARAKQFPFRYLSAYRELLDTPAKTGWASQLNNFLTGTDQRSAKEKLRNALEKAVSISAANIKGFNEQTRVLIACDVSGSMQTPISAKSKIMLYDIALMLAMLLQSRCKNVRTGMFGDFWKVIAMPKDNILHNVQEFYKREGEVGYSTNGYLIIKELLLDKVKMDKVMIFTDGQLWNSHGYGGQINELWEQYLKNIAPKARLYLFDLKGHSTTPLQVLSNNVYLIAGWSDKLFEILDALENGGSVLNEIHNIEI is encoded by the coding sequence ATGAAATTTAACAGATTAATTCAGAACATTATAAGGGTAAAAAATCACGAAGGCGAAGATGCTTTTCAGATGGATCAGGCAATGGAGCTTTACACAGCTGTAGTCACCTGGAACCTCAATGATTCCTTCTATGAGAAAAATACCACACGTTTAACTCGTGTAAAGACACTCATTTTAAAGAATGACCCGGTGTTTGTTGGTAAACTGGCCATTTATGCCCGAACCCAAATGCACATGCGTTCTGTGCCATTGGTCTTGCTGACGGAATTGGCAAAACTGCATTCCGGAGACAATCTGGTTTCCCGTGTAACGGAAAAAGTAGTGATCCGTGCAGATGAGATTACAGAATTATTGGCTTGTTACGAGTTGCTGAATGGCCGCAACAGGAACAAAAGACTGAACCGGCTGTCAAAACAACTGCAAAAAGGCCTGCAATCTGCCTTCAATCGTTTCGACGAATACCAGTTTGCAAAGTACGACCGGAATGCCGGTATAAAGCTACGTGATGCTTTATTCCTGGTACACCCAAAAGCAAAAGATGATGCTCAGCAAAGCATATTTGATAAAATTGCTTCCAGTACCATGCAAACTCCCTATACCTGGGAAACAGAGCTTTCTGCTTTGGGTAAGGTATATTTCGACGCAGAAAGGAAAAGAGCCGCCGCCTTTAAGCAGAAATGGGAAGAGTTAATTGACAGCGGCAAGCTGGGCTATATGGCCCTATTGCGGAACCTTAGAAATATAGAAGCAGCAAATGTGACTGAGAAGCACCTGGAAAAGGTATGTGCGATACTGACCTCCGCAGAAAATATAGCCAGGGCTAAACAGTTTCCCTTCCGCTACCTGTCTGCCTACAGAGAGCTACTGGATACACCTGCAAAGACCGGCTGGGCCTCACAACTGAACAATTTCTTAACCGGTACTGATCAGCGGTCCGCAAAAGAAAAACTACGGAATGCTTTGGAGAAAGCAGTATCCATTAGCGCAGCTAATATTAAGGGATTTAATGAGCAAACCAGGGTATTGATCGCCTGTGACGTTTCCGGATCCATGCAAACGCCAATATCGGCCAAATCTAAAATTATGCTGTACGATATCGCGTTAATGCTGGCCATGTTATTACAGTCCAGATGTAAAAATGTACGGACCGGCATGTTCGGCGACTTCTGGAAGGTGATTGCTATGCCAAAGGATAATATCCTGCATAATGTACAGGAATTTTATAAACGTGAAGGTGAAGTAGGTTATTCGACCAACGGCTATCTGATCATCAAAGAACTGCTTTTAGATAAGGTGAAAATGGATAAAGTAATGATCTTCACTGATGGACAGTTATGGAATAGCCATGGTTATGGCGGACAGATTAATGAATTATGGGAACAATACTTAAAAAACATTGCCCCTAAAGCCAGGTTGTATCTGTTCGATTTGAAAGGCCATAGCACGACTCCTTTACAGGTGTTGAGCAACAATGTTTACCTCATAGCCGGTTGGAGTGATAAACTCTTTGAAATACTCGATGCACTGGAAAATGGCGGATCAGTACTAAATGAGATTCACAACATAGAAATATAA
- a CDS encoding WYL domain-containing protein has translation MPVNRNALLRYRTIDQCLQNRRRKWSLEDLITACSDALYEYQGIDTGVSRRSIQADLEMMRSNKLGYEAPIVVVDRKYYTYADKDYSITNSPLNQQDMQVLNEVSHLLSQFKGFSHFADLNEMLSKLEDKIYAQEMQTQPLIDFEKNDDLKGLEYIEVIRKAIVARQTLGITYQSFKAKKANELNFSPYLLKEYRNRWFVIGVVQGSNALLYNLALDRIQSISEGSAEYQENNIDDFANFYHNVIGVSKYPHQKDTEVIFWSDQDNAPYMMTKPLHRSQRLIREEKDGKVFSIQVVLNFELERELLGFGAKVKVLSPEVLVLQMKEHLKNMMGHYEMID, from the coding sequence ATGCCCGTAAACCGCAATGCACTCCTCCGTTACCGGACCATTGATCAATGCCTGCAAAACAGAAGGAGAAAGTGGAGCCTCGAAGATTTGATTACCGCCTGTTCGGATGCTTTATATGAATATCAGGGAATTGATACCGGAGTAAGCCGCAGGTCAATACAGGCAGATCTTGAAATGATGCGGAGTAATAAACTGGGCTATGAAGCACCCATCGTCGTGGTGGATCGAAAATACTATACCTATGCGGACAAGGATTACAGCATTACCAATAGTCCATTGAACCAACAAGACATGCAGGTGCTGAACGAAGTTTCTCATTTGCTGAGCCAGTTTAAAGGCTTTAGTCATTTTGCAGACCTTAATGAAATGTTAAGCAAACTGGAAGATAAGATATATGCTCAGGAAATGCAAACGCAGCCATTGATCGATTTTGAAAAGAATGACGACCTGAAAGGACTGGAATATATTGAGGTCATCCGTAAAGCAATCGTCGCAAGACAAACATTGGGCATTACTTACCAGTCTTTTAAAGCTAAAAAAGCCAATGAGCTTAACTTTAGTCCTTACTTATTAAAAGAATACCGCAACAGATGGTTTGTTATAGGTGTGGTTCAGGGAAGTAATGCATTGTTATATAACCTGGCATTGGATAGGATTCAATCCATCAGCGAGGGGTCTGCTGAGTATCAGGAGAACAATATCGATGATTTTGCCAATTTCTATCATAACGTAATCGGAGTCTCCAAATATCCTCATCAGAAAGATACGGAAGTGATATTCTGGTCTGACCAGGACAATGCACCTTATATGATGACCAAACCTTTACATCGTTCCCAACGCTTAATCAGGGAAGAGAAAGACGGCAAAGTTTTTAGCATTCAGGTGGTGCTTAATTTTGAGCTGGAACGCGAGTTACTGGGATTTGGTGCTAAAGTAAAAGTCCTGAGCCCTGAGGTGCTTGTCCTTCAAATGAAAGAGCACCTGAAGAATATGATGGGACATTATGAAATGATCGACTGA
- the purL gene encoding phosphoribosylformylglycinamidine synthase: protein MIFFFETPSAKIYVLQINRSLTPSDISKLSWLFGGAKVKSETSLSGFFVGPRAAMVTPWSTNAVEITQNMDLQGIIRIEEFEQSTADASNYDHMLFQKYDGLGQEVFTTNVQPEPILEISDIAAYNKQEGLSLSDEEVDYLNKLAENLGRKLTDSEVFGFSQVNSEHCRHKIFNGTFVIDGQEQPSSLFKLIRKTSELNPNGIVSAYKDNVAFVKGPRVQQFAPKRADVPEYYQLKDFDSVISIKAETHNFPTTVEPFNGAATGSGGEIRDRLAGGQGSLPLAGTAVYMTALSRLTEDRPWEKGVDERKWLYQTPMDILIKASNGASDFGNKFGQPLITGSVLTFEHEEEGRKLGYDKVIMLAGGVGYGKADQAQKHKPSTGDQIVILGGENYRIGMGGAAVSSADTGALGSSIELNAIQRSNPEMQKRAANTVRGMVESDVNAIVSIHDHGAGGHLNCLSELVEETGGLIDLDKLPVGDPTLSAKEIIGNESQERMGLVIGKDHIDTLNKIAERERSPMYTVGEVTGDHRFTFASKTTGLKPMDLELKDMFGSSPKVVMEDKTVDRKYEAVAYDHTKIDTYLEQVLQLEAVASKDWLTNKVDRCVGGRVAKQQCAGPLQLPLNNCGVMALDYQGKDGIATSVGHAPLSALIDAAAGSRNAIAESLSNIVWAPLKDGLESVSLSANWMWACKNEGEDARLYEAVKACSEFAIDLGINIPTGKDSLSMKQKYPDGEVIAPGTVIISAGGHCDDITAVVEPVLQKNGGSVYYINLSGDAYKLGGSSFAQTLNRIGNETPDVKDAAAFKTAFNTVQELIKAGKIQAGHDIGSGGLITTLLELCFADRNLGAEIDLSALGNEDLIKVLFAENIGIVFQADASVEALLTTAGVAYHKIGEVKSEATLTVKNSATSHTFDIDHLRDVWFKTSYLLDQKQAGPVKAKERFDNYKNHVLNYTFPLQFDGKKPVIDESKPRPKAAVLREKGSNSERELANAMFLAGFDVKDVHMTDLISGRETLEDIQFIGAVGGFSNSDVLGSAKGWAGAFLYNEKARVALENFFKREDTLSVGICNGCQLFVELGLINKNHEEKPKMLHNESQKHESIFTSLTIQENNSVMLSSLAGSTLGVWVSHGEGKFQLPYAEDQYGIVAKYGYESYPANPNGSDYNTAMLCDQSGRHLVMMPHIERSLFQWHWANYPQGRKDEVTPWMEAFVNARKWLENTSK from the coding sequence ATGATCTTTTTCTTCGAAACCCCATCTGCCAAGATTTATGTCTTGCAAATAAACCGGAGCCTTACACCATCTGATATTTCAAAATTAAGTTGGCTGTTTGGAGGCGCAAAAGTTAAATCGGAAACATCTTTAAGTGGATTCTTTGTTGGCCCAAGGGCAGCAATGGTGACCCCATGGAGTACCAATGCCGTAGAAATCACCCAGAATATGGACCTTCAGGGCATTATCCGGATTGAAGAGTTTGAGCAGTCAACTGCTGATGCCTCGAATTATGACCACATGTTGTTTCAAAAATACGACGGACTGGGGCAGGAGGTATTCACTACGAACGTTCAGCCGGAGCCAATCCTGGAAATCAGCGACATTGCAGCTTACAACAAACAGGAAGGACTATCATTAAGTGACGAAGAAGTTGATTACTTAAATAAATTGGCCGAAAATCTGGGCCGTAAATTAACGGATTCAGAAGTATTTGGTTTTTCTCAGGTCAACTCTGAACATTGTCGCCATAAAATCTTTAACGGAACTTTTGTGATCGATGGCCAGGAGCAACCTTCTTCCCTGTTTAAACTGATCCGTAAAACATCAGAATTAAATCCTAACGGGATTGTTTCTGCCTATAAAGATAATGTGGCCTTTGTTAAAGGACCAAGGGTACAGCAGTTTGCTCCTAAAAGAGCAGATGTGCCTGAATACTACCAATTGAAAGATTTTGATTCCGTCATCTCTATAAAAGCGGAAACCCATAACTTCCCAACCACTGTGGAGCCTTTTAATGGTGCTGCTACAGGATCAGGTGGTGAGATCAGAGACAGGCTGGCAGGCGGACAAGGATCTTTACCTCTTGCAGGTACAGCAGTATATATGACTGCTTTGTCCAGATTAACAGAAGATCGTCCCTGGGAAAAAGGAGTGGACGAAAGAAAATGGTTGTATCAAACCCCAATGGACATCCTGATCAAAGCCTCAAATGGTGCTTCTGATTTTGGAAATAAATTCGGACAACCCCTGATCACAGGATCAGTATTAACCTTTGAACACGAAGAAGAAGGCCGTAAATTAGGATATGATAAAGTGATCATGCTTGCAGGTGGCGTAGGCTACGGAAAAGCGGATCAGGCTCAAAAACATAAACCATCTACAGGAGATCAGATTGTGATCCTTGGTGGTGAAAATTACCGCATTGGTATGGGAGGTGCAGCAGTATCTTCAGCAGATACCGGTGCCCTGGGTTCCAGCATTGAGCTGAATGCCATCCAACGCTCCAACCCGGAGATGCAAAAAAGAGCGGCAAACACCGTTCGTGGAATGGTGGAAAGTGATGTGAATGCGATTGTTTCGATTCATGATCATGGTGCCGGAGGACACTTAAACTGTCTTTCTGAACTTGTAGAAGAAACTGGTGGTCTGATTGACCTGGATAAACTGCCGGTTGGCGATCCTACACTTTCTGCCAAAGAAATTATAGGAAACGAATCTCAGGAACGTATGGGATTGGTGATCGGAAAAGACCATATCGATACCTTAAACAAAATCGCGGAACGTGAACGCAGCCCAATGTATACTGTTGGAGAAGTAACCGGCGATCACCGCTTTACTTTTGCTTCTAAAACCACTGGCTTAAAACCAATGGATCTGGAGCTGAAAGATATGTTCGGAAGCTCACCGAAAGTGGTGATGGAAGATAAAACGGTCGACAGGAAATACGAAGCAGTAGCTTACGATCATACTAAGATCGATACTTACCTGGAACAGGTCCTACAGCTGGAAGCAGTAGCTTCCAAAGACTGGTTAACAAACAAAGTTGACCGTTGTGTAGGTGGAAGAGTAGCCAAACAACAATGCGCAGGACCATTACAGTTGCCTTTAAATAACTGTGGTGTAATGGCACTTGATTATCAGGGAAAAGATGGTATCGCTACTTCTGTAGGACATGCGCCACTATCTGCACTGATCGACGCAGCAGCAGGAAGTCGCAATGCCATTGCAGAATCACTTTCAAATATTGTATGGGCTCCCTTAAAAGATGGATTGGAAAGTGTTTCACTTTCTGCCAACTGGATGTGGGCTTGTAAGAACGAAGGAGAAGATGCACGTTTATATGAAGCGGTAAAAGCATGCTCGGAATTTGCAATCGACTTAGGGATTAATATCCCAACAGGAAAAGATTCCCTGTCGATGAAACAGAAATACCCTGATGGCGAGGTGATCGCCCCAGGTACAGTAATCATCTCTGCAGGTGGTCATTGTGACGACATTACCGCAGTCGTAGAACCGGTACTTCAGAAAAATGGTGGATCAGTTTATTACATCAACCTTTCCGGTGATGCCTATAAACTTGGAGGATCTTCATTTGCACAGACTTTAAACAGGATTGGCAATGAAACTCCGGATGTAAAGGATGCAGCAGCATTTAAAACCGCTTTCAATACGGTTCAGGAACTGATCAAAGCAGGGAAAATCCAGGCAGGTCATGACATTGGTAGTGGTGGTTTGATCACTACTTTATTAGAGCTTTGCTTCGCCGATAGAAACCTTGGTGCGGAAATCGACCTTTCTGCTTTAGGAAATGAAGACCTGATTAAAGTGCTTTTCGCAGAAAATATCGGAATCGTATTCCAGGCAGACGCGAGTGTAGAAGCATTGCTTACTACAGCGGGTGTTGCTTACCATAAAATTGGTGAAGTAAAAAGTGAAGCGACCTTAACCGTTAAAAACTCAGCAACAAGCCATACTTTTGATATTGATCACCTACGTGATGTATGGTTCAAAACTTCTTACCTTTTAGACCAAAAACAAGCTGGTCCTGTTAAAGCGAAAGAAAGATTTGACAACTATAAGAACCATGTCCTGAACTATACTTTCCCATTGCAGTTTGATGGTAAAAAACCGGTTATCGACGAATCTAAACCAAGGCCTAAAGCTGCGGTTCTTAGAGAGAAAGGAAGTAACTCGGAGCGTGAACTTGCCAATGCCATGTTCCTTGCTGGTTTTGATGTAAAAGATGTACACATGACCGATTTAATCTCTGGTCGTGAAACATTGGAAGACATTCAGTTTATCGGTGCGGTAGGAGGTTTCTCTAACTCAGACGTACTGGGGTCAGCTAAAGGTTGGGCAGGTGCATTTTTATACAATGAAAAAGCAAGGGTCGCATTGGAGAATTTCTTCAAACGTGAGGATACCCTTTCTGTGGGAATCTGTAATGGTTGTCAGCTATTCGTGGAATTAGGCCTGATCAATAAAAACCATGAAGAAAAACCTAAAATGCTACACAACGAAAGTCAGAAGCATGAGAGTATTTTCACCTCATTAACGATACAGGAAAACAATTCTGTGATGTTATCCAGTCTTGCCGGAAGTACTTTAGGGGTATGGGTATCTCATGGAGAAGGTAAATTCCAGTTGCCATATGCGGAAGATCAGTACGGTATTGTCGCTAAATATGGCTATGAAAGCTATCCGGCAAATCCAAACGGATCGGATTACAATACTGCAATGTTATGTGATCAATCAGGAAGACACCTGGTAATGATGCCTCACATTGAGCGCTCTTTATTCCAATGGCATTGGGCTAACTATCCTCAGGGACGTAAAGATGAAGTAACGCCATGGATGGAAGCCTTTGTAAATGCGAGAAAATGGTTGGAAAATACCAGCAAATAA
- a CDS encoding glycoside hydrolase family 16 protein, with protein MKKIYVMAILAIVFFSCKKDSNAENAGHPKSEKVNSKSAVVPVPGATIINFSGYTWQVKNVTDLAVGGPGPNYWANSSVWVDAQGLLHLRIKRDPATGRWNCAEVSSLQEFGYGSYVWKVEGAVDQLDKNVILGLFNYKSGDDGHHEVDIEFARWGNSAWPNFNYTVYPAYGDPATRKFNTYELALNGTYSTYKFQRNSQKVTYKAYHGHNELEGNSFFPWSTPDSGFPVSTEALPVHMNLWLFNGLAPSNAQEVEIIIHSFQFTPA; from the coding sequence ATGAAAAAAATCTATGTTATGGCAATACTTGCCATCGTCTTCTTCTCGTGTAAGAAAGACTCAAATGCTGAAAACGCAGGTCATCCTAAATCAGAAAAAGTAAATTCAAAATCAGCAGTAGTCCCTGTTCCGGGGGCAACCATCATCAATTTCAGTGGCTATACCTGGCAGGTTAAAAATGTAACAGATCTCGCTGTGGGTGGTCCCGGACCTAATTATTGGGCCAACAGCAGTGTATGGGTAGATGCACAAGGTCTGCTCCATTTAAGAATCAAAAGAGATCCCGCTACGGGAAGGTGGAATTGCGCTGAGGTCAGTTCCCTGCAGGAGTTTGGCTATGGTTCTTATGTATGGAAAGTGGAAGGCGCAGTAGATCAACTGGACAAAAATGTAATCTTAGGCCTGTTCAATTATAAAAGCGGCGATGACGGACATCATGAGGTAGACATCGAGTTTGCAAGATGGGGCAATTCGGCATGGCCTAATTTCAATTATACCGTTTATCCGGCTTATGGAGATCCTGCAACGCGTAAATTCAATACTTATGAGCTTGCGCTAAACGGCACTTACTCTACCTACAAATTTCAGCGAAACAGTCAGAAGGTGACTTACAAAGCTTATCACGGACACAATGAACTCGAAGGCAATTCCTTCTTTCCATGGAGTACTCCGGATTCGGGTTTCCCGGTGAGCACAGAAGCTTTGCCTGTACACATGAATTTATGGTTATTCAATGGACTCGCGCCTTCAAATGCACAGGAAGTGGAGATCATCATCCATTCTTTCCAGTTTACCCCTGCCTAA